The Oryzias latipes chromosome 16, ASM223467v1 genome includes a region encoding these proteins:
- the LOC110016734 gene encoding uncharacterized protein LOC110016734: MTTTRNNTTQPKRSPNLVQVNTTPGSSASTAGSHVTSDPSVPMIAHLSANTNTTSNPAACNCQAVPGWAVALLVLASAVLLLLLLLALLLWCCCRTRRKGLVVFEQQSKPRVIPLYDTPNRWDQTNGGNQDALEKSTRTGSYNITEQ; the protein is encoded by the exons ATGACAACCACAAGGAACAACACCACACAGCCGAAGCGGTCTCCAAACCTGGTCCAGGTCAACACCACACCCGGGAGCAGCGCCTCTACTGCGGGCTCCCATGTCACCTCTGACCCCTCGGTGCCGATGATCGCCCACCTATCAGCAAACACCAACACAACCAGCAACCCGGCGGCGTGCAACTGCCAGGCGGTCCCCGGGTGGGCGGTAGCCCTGCTGGTTCTGGCTTCTgcggttctgctgctgctgctgctgctcgcaCTG ctgctgtggtGCTGCTGCAGGACCAGGAGGAAAGGCCTGGTGGTGTTTGAGCAGCAGAGCAAGCCCCGCGTTATCCCTCTGTACGACACCCCCAACCGCTGGGACCAGACCAACGGGGGCAACCAG GACGCGTTGGAGAAGTCGACCCGAACAGGAAGCTACAACATCACCGAGCAGTGA
- the ms4a6a gene encoding membrane-spanning 4-domains subfamily A member 6A: MASTSVTTIGELMVITQVIPRDASSISLQTPGNTEQQAPPPEVKAPPTSFKAAIKKDTFARREPQGLGVVQIFIGLLSVLFSLTPLLSPLLIHYAPFGVGLFFVVSGSLAVASGRRPSVRLARASLLTNSFSALLGLAGAIYDCFLLTAVPSVLSCGDPSQTGPQSGDEWTRRCLSYHRTLDSVLYGILGVVLVLLVLQVCVCVTVCVLAGRAIRRHKLSITAEPNGDAALLIPDGSEPYGAPTHSA, encoded by the exons ATGGCGTCCACGTCTGTCACCACCATCGGTGAGCTCATGGTCATCACTCAAGTCATTCCTCGGGATGCCTCCTCCATTTCTCTCCAGACTCCGGGAAACACTGAACAACAGGCTCCTCCCCCTGAAGTGAAGGCTCCTCCCACCTCCTTCAAGGCCGCTATCAAGAAGGACACATTTGCGCGCAGGGAGCCTCAAGGCCTCGGG GTCGTCCAGATCTTCATCGGTCTGCTGTCCGTCCTCTTCAGCCTGACCCCCCTCCTCTCCCCGCTCCTGATCCACTACGCCCCGTTTGGCGTTGGTCTGTTT TTCGTGGTCTCCGGCTCTCTGGCCGTGGCATCAGGACGGCGGCCGTCAGTCAGACTG GCCAGGGCGTCTCTGCTGACCAACTCCTTTAGCGCCCTGCTCGGCCTCGCCGGGGCGATCTACGACTGCTTCCTGCTGACCGCCGTTCCTTCGGTCTTGTCCTGCGGTGACCCGTCCCAAACGGGTCCCCAAAGCGGGGACGAGTGGACCCGCAGGTGCCTCAGCTACCACAGGACGCTGGAT TCGGTTCTGTACGGAATTCTGGGCGTGGTCCTGGTTCTGCTGGTCCTGCAGGTCTGCGTCTGCGTCACCGTCTGCGTTCTCGCTGGACGAGCCATCAGACGCCACAAGCTCTCCATCACG GCGGAGCCTAACGGGGACGCCGCTTTGCTGATACCCGACGGATCTGAGCCCTACGGCGCCCCCACCCACTCAGCCTGA
- the nudt17 gene encoding nucleoside diphosphate-linked moiety X motif 17 isoform X2 — protein sequence MDKVRRVLVYVWKERGAPQQAPFLQSLTAHFSDGEDEEVQVSCSLQRNQFLLSRGDEGRRVPLKRASFCPIKHLSPAEAAAVPPDVRQRGVDVGVSVVLQTADRRLLLTRRAKELRIFPNVWVPPGGHVEPEETMLEAGLRELQEETGLRLDPEGVSSRVLGLWESVFPPLLSRGLPHRHHVVVYLLLLSPHSHLQLQSSLSPSPAEVSACVWVDSRLARAIVAAVDGEDGEVPVDQLPSSFRVMEVSADGSLSESLLPPSVFIGRVPSSGPDVERVSTGTKYALDLWLRSLDASTP from the exons ATGGATAAGGTCCGGAGGGTCCTGGTCTACGTGTGGAAGGAGCGCGGGGCCCCCCAGCAGGCCCCGTTCCTGCAG AGTTTGACGGCTCACTTCTCTGACGGCGAGGATGAGGAGGTGCAGGTGAGCTGCTCTCTGCAGAGAAACCAGTTTCTCCTGTCCCGAGGAGATGAAGGACGCCGCGTTCCTCTGAAG CGGGCGTCCTTCTGTCCCATCAAGCACCTGTCGCCCGCCGAGGCGGCCGCCGTCCCGCCGGACGTTCGGCAGCGTGGGGTGGACGTGGGCGTGTCCGTCGTGCTGCAGACGGCCGACCGCAGGCTGCTGCTGACGCGGCGGGCGAAGGAGCTGCGGATCTTTCCCAACGTGTGGGTTCCTCCAG GAGGACACGTCGAGCCTGAGGAGACG ATGCTGGAAGCGGGTCTGAGGGAGCTCCAGGAGGAAACCGGACTCCGGCTGGATCCAGAGGGGGTGTCCTCTCGAGTCCTGGGACTGTGGGAG TCGGTGTTCCCCCCCCTGCTGTCCAGAGGTCTTCCTCACAGACACCATGTGGTGGTCtacctgctgctgctctcccCCCACTCACACCTGCAGCTCCAG TCGTCTCTGAGCCCCTCCCCCGCCGAGGTCAGCGCCTGCGTGTGGGTCGACAGCCGGCTCGCCCGGGCCATCGTGGCCGCCGTGGACGGAGAAGACGGCGAGGTTCCCGTGGACCAGCTGCCCAGCAGCTTCAG GGTGATGGAGGTGTCTGCAGACGGATCTCTCAGCGAGTCTCTGCTGCCGCCGTCCGTCTTCATCGGTCGAGTCCCTTCCAGCGGTCCAGATGTGGAGCGGGTCAGCACCGGAACCAAATACGCTTTGGACCTGTGGCTGAGGAGCCTGGACGCCAGCACACCCTga
- the LOC105356063 gene encoding semaphorin-4B-like isoform X2 yields the protein MLMHPDKPVSCLLFLSLRLQVDCPNFVHALLPLNSTHLYACGSYAYSPQDAFIDLLTFSMVNANGHWRRCPYSPFQRSSALALDGELFTATTTDFKGTKPQISRHFSRDGRPDVSLDNFASLLDEPAFVSSSADSANGKIYYFFTESGNEFRFEEKLRIPRVAQVCKDDVGGRRILQKKWTSFAKASLLCRPPNRPPHNVLRDMFTLQPPEGSDSSETLFYGVFTSQWSGQSESAVCVFTLQDITTVFSGNYRKLDKNSQRWIPTSGRQLGKCGLASSSDAILEAVRSSFLTDSSVKPVRNGPVLVSAEHRYSHVAAMKTRAANGEEFTLLFLVAESGFLHKVVLFEPEPQIIEEVQLFTEPQLVRSVVLSSVKGILYVGTSEGVTAVPLATCSAHRTCSQCVLSRDPLCGWSQSRSVCTALSGSEEDVIQKLESGNEEKVCPEDRSPGEIREVSVGLNQAVRLECERPSNLAVLSWTHSQMESLPQTLFIRSPDGSLSFLASAQTLGSYSCEAEEAGLKEVVVSYTVLLKPTPRSIGPHPGVEKDFEDIPTETPTPEGSENTPDHPAPETTATAVPRMKASPDVPTASESKTNPPSFRTDSQISLEAPQAERSYLGALQVVSVLLAVCICVIFMGAFFTLRQRKAGLRSCHLLPVKDGSKKDNSMEISSLGSRKEASTELNDGE from the exons ATGCTGATGCATCCAGACAAGCCTGTCTCATGTTTACTATTCCTGTCTCTCCGTCTTCAGGTGGACTGTCCAAACTTTGTCCATGCGTTGCTGCCTCTGAACTCCACCCATCTCTACGCCTGCGGCAGCTACGCCTACAGCCCTCAAGATGCCTTCATC GACCTGCTAACCTTCTCCATGGTCAACGCCAACGGTCATTGGCGGCGCTGCCCGTACAGCCCCTTCCAGAGGAGCTCCGCCCTCGCCTTGG ACGGCGAGCTGTTCACCGCCACCACCACCGACTTTAAAGGAACCAAGCCCCAAATCTCCCGTCACTTCAGCAGAGACGGGCGGCCGGACGTCAGCCTGGACAACTTCGCCAGTTTACTGGACG AACCGGCCTTCGTGAGCTCATCCGCCGACTCAGCAAACGGGAAAATCTACTATTTCTTCACGGAGTCTGGGAACGAGTTCCGCTTCGAGGAGAAGCTGCGGATTCCCCGGGTGGCACAAGTCTGCAAG GACGACGTGGGGGGACGGAGGATCCTGCAGAAGAAGTGGACCTCCTTCGCCAAAGCCTCCCTGCTCTGCCGGCCCCCCAACCGGCCTCCTCACAACGTCCTGCGGGACATGTTCACCCTCCAGCCGCCAGAGGGCAGCGACTCCTCTGAGACGCTGTTTTACGGCGTCTTTACCTCTCAGTG GTCCGGACAGTCGGAGTCGGCCGTGTGCGTCTTCACGCTGCAGGACATCACCACCGTCTTCTCTGGGAATTACAGGAAGCTGGACAAGAACAGCCAGCGGTGGATTCCGACCTCTGGAAGACAGTTGGGAAAG TGCGGACTGGCGAGCTCTTCGGACGCCATCCTGGAGGCGGTGAGGTCCAGTTTCCTCACTGACAGCAGCGTGAAACCGGTCAGAAACGGACCGGTTCTGGTTTCTGCCGAGCATCGCTACAGCCACGTGGCGGCGATGAAGACCAGGGCGGCGAACGGGGAAGAGTTCACGCTTTTGTTCCTGGTGGCCG AGTCGGGTTTCCTCCATAAGGTGGTTCTGTTTGAGCCGGAACCCCAAATCATTGAGGAAGTCCAGCTGTTCACCGAACCTCAGCTGGTCAGGAGCGTCGTTCTGTCCTCCGTGAAG GGAATTCTGTATGTGGGAACGTCTGAGGGGGTCACGGCTGTACCTCTGGCCACATGCTCCGCCCACAGAACCTGCAGCCAGTGTGTCCTGTCCCGGGACCCTCTGTGTGGGTGGAGCCAGAGCAGGAGTGTCTGCACGGCTCTGAGCGGCAGTGAGGAGGACGT GATTCAAAAGCTTGAGAGTGGAAACGAGGAGAAGGTCTGTCCAGAGGACAGGAGTCCGGGTGAAATCAGAG AGGTCAGCGTCGGCTTGAACCAGGCTGTGCGGCTGGAGTGCGAGCGGCCGTCCAACCTGGCCGTCCTCAGCTGGACCCACTCCCAGATGGAGTCTCTTCCCCAGACGCTCTTCATCCGCTCACCTGACGGCAGCCTCAGCTTCCTCGCCTCGGCTCAAACCCTGGGGAGCTACAGCTGTGAAGCAGAGGAGGCGGGGCTTAAGGAGGTGGTTGTGAGCTACACCGTTCTGCTGAAGCCCACCCCTCGCTCCATCGGCCCGCATCCAGGAGTGGAGAAGGACTTTGAGGACATCCCAACTGAAACCCCCACGCCCGAGGGATCCGAGAACACTCCAGACCATCCGGCGCCGGAAACCACGGCGACAGCCGTTCCCAGGATGAAAGCCAGTCCAGATGTTCCCACCGCGTCCGAGTCCAAAACCAACCCCCCGTCTTTCAGGACAGACAGCCAGATCTCCTTGGAGGCGCCTCAGGCGGAGAGGAGTTACCTCGGCGCGCTGCAGGTGGTTTCTGTGCTGCTGGCCGTCTGCATCTGCGTGATTTTCATGGGAGCGTTTTTCACGCTGAGGCAGAGGAAGGCCGGCCTCAGATCCTGTCATCTGCTCCCCGTGAAGGACGGCAGCAAAAAAGACAACTCCATGGAGATCAGCTCTCTGGGGAGCAGGAAGGAGGCGTCAACGGAGCTGAACGACGGGGAGTGA
- the nudt17 gene encoding nucleoside diphosphate-linked moiety X motif 17 isoform X1 — MLAAVVSSFVRFPGSDPVHMICSNYSSSCQRSRRTWGGGMDKVRRVLVYVWKERGAPQQAPFLQSLTAHFSDGEDEEVQVSCSLQRNQFLLSRGDEGRRVPLKRASFCPIKHLSPAEAAAVPPDVRQRGVDVGVSVVLQTADRRLLLTRRAKELRIFPNVWVPPGGHVEPEETMLEAGLRELQEETGLRLDPEGVSSRVLGLWESVFPPLLSRGLPHRHHVVVYLLLLSPHSHLQLQSSLSPSPAEVSACVWVDSRLARAIVAAVDGEDGEVPVDQLPSSFRVMEVSADGSLSESLLPPSVFIGRVPSSGPDVERVSTGTKYALDLWLRSLDASTP, encoded by the exons ATGTTAGCAGCTGTGGTTTCAAGCTTCGTACGTTTTCCCGGTTCCGACCCGGTCCATATGATCTGTTCGAACTATAGCAGCAGCTGTCAAC GTAGCAGGAGGACGTGGGGGGGCGGCATGGATAAGGTCCGGAGGGTCCTGGTCTACGTGTGGAAGGAGCGCGGGGCCCCCCAGCAGGCCCCGTTCCTGCAG AGTTTGACGGCTCACTTCTCTGACGGCGAGGATGAGGAGGTGCAGGTGAGCTGCTCTCTGCAGAGAAACCAGTTTCTCCTGTCCCGAGGAGATGAAGGACGCCGCGTTCCTCTGAAG CGGGCGTCCTTCTGTCCCATCAAGCACCTGTCGCCCGCCGAGGCGGCCGCCGTCCCGCCGGACGTTCGGCAGCGTGGGGTGGACGTGGGCGTGTCCGTCGTGCTGCAGACGGCCGACCGCAGGCTGCTGCTGACGCGGCGGGCGAAGGAGCTGCGGATCTTTCCCAACGTGTGGGTTCCTCCAG GAGGACACGTCGAGCCTGAGGAGACG ATGCTGGAAGCGGGTCTGAGGGAGCTCCAGGAGGAAACCGGACTCCGGCTGGATCCAGAGGGGGTGTCCTCTCGAGTCCTGGGACTGTGGGAG TCGGTGTTCCCCCCCCTGCTGTCCAGAGGTCTTCCTCACAGACACCATGTGGTGGTCtacctgctgctgctctcccCCCACTCACACCTGCAGCTCCAG TCGTCTCTGAGCCCCTCCCCCGCCGAGGTCAGCGCCTGCGTGTGGGTCGACAGCCGGCTCGCCCGGGCCATCGTGGCCGCCGTGGACGGAGAAGACGGCGAGGTTCCCGTGGACCAGCTGCCCAGCAGCTTCAG GGTGATGGAGGTGTCTGCAGACGGATCTCTCAGCGAGTCTCTGCTGCCGCCGTCCGTCTTCATCGGTCGAGTCCCTTCCAGCGGTCCAGATGTGGAGCGGGTCAGCACCGGAACCAAATACGCTTTGGACCTGTGGCTGAGGAGCCTGGACGCCAGCACACCCTga
- the LOC105356063 gene encoding semaphorin-4B-like isoform X1, which produces MFGSVLLLCLLLSSSGSLPPPRRSFLLNSSHIPVRSFRLQNVTTLFLSSDSSTLYVGARDAILSLDVSQAEILTQKQEVSWRPTAKETEDCSMKGKNREVDCPNFVHALLPLNSTHLYACGSYAYSPQDAFIDLLTFSMVNANGHWRRCPYSPFQRSSALALDGELFTATTTDFKGTKPQISRHFSRDGRPDVSLDNFASLLDEPAFVSSSADSANGKIYYFFTESGNEFRFEEKLRIPRVAQVCKDDVGGRRILQKKWTSFAKASLLCRPPNRPPHNVLRDMFTLQPPEGSDSSETLFYGVFTSQWSGQSESAVCVFTLQDITTVFSGNYRKLDKNSQRWIPTSGRQLGKCGLASSSDAILEAVRSSFLTDSSVKPVRNGPVLVSAEHRYSHVAAMKTRAANGEEFTLLFLVAESGFLHKVVLFEPEPQIIEEVQLFTEPQLVRSVVLSSVKGILYVGTSEGVTAVPLATCSAHRTCSQCVLSRDPLCGWSQSRSVCTALSGSEEDVIQKLESGNEEKVCPEDRSPGEIREVSVGLNQAVRLECERPSNLAVLSWTHSQMESLPQTLFIRSPDGSLSFLASAQTLGSYSCEAEEAGLKEVVVSYTVLLKPTPRSIGPHPGVEKDFEDIPTETPTPEGSENTPDHPAPETTATAVPRMKASPDVPTASESKTNPPSFRTDSQISLEAPQAERSYLGALQVVSVLLAVCICVIFMGAFFTLRQRKAGLRSCHLLPVKDGSKKDNSMEISSLGSRKEASTELNDGE; this is translated from the exons ACTCATCTCACATTCCCGTCCGGAGCTTCAGGCTTCAGAACGTCACCACCCTGTTCCTCAGCAGCGACAGCTCCACCCTTTACGTCGGAGCTCGAGACGCCATCTTGTCGTTGGACGTCAGTCAGGCAGAAATCCTGAcccagaaacaggaa GTGTCATGGCGTCCGACGGCCAAGGAGACAGAAGACTGCAGCATGAAAGGAAAGAACCGGGAG GTGGACTGTCCAAACTTTGTCCATGCGTTGCTGCCTCTGAACTCCACCCATCTCTACGCCTGCGGCAGCTACGCCTACAGCCCTCAAGATGCCTTCATC GACCTGCTAACCTTCTCCATGGTCAACGCCAACGGTCATTGGCGGCGCTGCCCGTACAGCCCCTTCCAGAGGAGCTCCGCCCTCGCCTTGG ACGGCGAGCTGTTCACCGCCACCACCACCGACTTTAAAGGAACCAAGCCCCAAATCTCCCGTCACTTCAGCAGAGACGGGCGGCCGGACGTCAGCCTGGACAACTTCGCCAGTTTACTGGACG AACCGGCCTTCGTGAGCTCATCCGCCGACTCAGCAAACGGGAAAATCTACTATTTCTTCACGGAGTCTGGGAACGAGTTCCGCTTCGAGGAGAAGCTGCGGATTCCCCGGGTGGCACAAGTCTGCAAG GACGACGTGGGGGGACGGAGGATCCTGCAGAAGAAGTGGACCTCCTTCGCCAAAGCCTCCCTGCTCTGCCGGCCCCCCAACCGGCCTCCTCACAACGTCCTGCGGGACATGTTCACCCTCCAGCCGCCAGAGGGCAGCGACTCCTCTGAGACGCTGTTTTACGGCGTCTTTACCTCTCAGTG GTCCGGACAGTCGGAGTCGGCCGTGTGCGTCTTCACGCTGCAGGACATCACCACCGTCTTCTCTGGGAATTACAGGAAGCTGGACAAGAACAGCCAGCGGTGGATTCCGACCTCTGGAAGACAGTTGGGAAAG TGCGGACTGGCGAGCTCTTCGGACGCCATCCTGGAGGCGGTGAGGTCCAGTTTCCTCACTGACAGCAGCGTGAAACCGGTCAGAAACGGACCGGTTCTGGTTTCTGCCGAGCATCGCTACAGCCACGTGGCGGCGATGAAGACCAGGGCGGCGAACGGGGAAGAGTTCACGCTTTTGTTCCTGGTGGCCG AGTCGGGTTTCCTCCATAAGGTGGTTCTGTTTGAGCCGGAACCCCAAATCATTGAGGAAGTCCAGCTGTTCACCGAACCTCAGCTGGTCAGGAGCGTCGTTCTGTCCTCCGTGAAG GGAATTCTGTATGTGGGAACGTCTGAGGGGGTCACGGCTGTACCTCTGGCCACATGCTCCGCCCACAGAACCTGCAGCCAGTGTGTCCTGTCCCGGGACCCTCTGTGTGGGTGGAGCCAGAGCAGGAGTGTCTGCACGGCTCTGAGCGGCAGTGAGGAGGACGT GATTCAAAAGCTTGAGAGTGGAAACGAGGAGAAGGTCTGTCCAGAGGACAGGAGTCCGGGTGAAATCAGAG AGGTCAGCGTCGGCTTGAACCAGGCTGTGCGGCTGGAGTGCGAGCGGCCGTCCAACCTGGCCGTCCTCAGCTGGACCCACTCCCAGATGGAGTCTCTTCCCCAGACGCTCTTCATCCGCTCACCTGACGGCAGCCTCAGCTTCCTCGCCTCGGCTCAAACCCTGGGGAGCTACAGCTGTGAAGCAGAGGAGGCGGGGCTTAAGGAGGTGGTTGTGAGCTACACCGTTCTGCTGAAGCCCACCCCTCGCTCCATCGGCCCGCATCCAGGAGTGGAGAAGGACTTTGAGGACATCCCAACTGAAACCCCCACGCCCGAGGGATCCGAGAACACTCCAGACCATCCGGCGCCGGAAACCACGGCGACAGCCGTTCCCAGGATGAAAGCCAGTCCAGATGTTCCCACCGCGTCCGAGTCCAAAACCAACCCCCCGTCTTTCAGGACAGACAGCCAGATCTCCTTGGAGGCGCCTCAGGCGGAGAGGAGTTACCTCGGCGCGCTGCAGGTGGTTTCTGTGCTGCTGGCCGTCTGCATCTGCGTGATTTTCATGGGAGCGTTTTTCACGCTGAGGCAGAGGAAGGCCGGCCTCAGATCCTGTCATCTGCTCCCCGTGAAGGACGGCAGCAAAAAAGACAACTCCATGGAGATCAGCTCTCTGGGGAGCAGGAAGGAGGCGTCAACGGAGCTGAACGACGGGGAGTGA